One Solanum pennellii chromosome 9, SPENNV200 DNA segment encodes these proteins:
- the LOC107029712 gene encoding CBL-interacting serine/threonine-protein kinase 7-like — MDVKQPQPPSFTVKIKRTTSSDGSGSGSIILGKYQLVRLLGRGSFAKVYLGRCLDDNTEVAVKVIDKSSTAIDASMEPRIIREVSAMRRLNHHPNILELFEVMATKTKIYFVMELAHGGELFTKLNRRGRFSESTARFYFHQLVSALHFCHQNGVAHRDIKPQNLLLDKEGHLKISDFGLSALPEQLQNGLLHTACGTPAYTAPEVVYRRGYDGAKADAWSCGVILFVFLAGSLPFDDSNLPNMVKAIHRREYKFPDWVSKSAQRIINRLLDPNPETRYGIEELMNTPWFKKSSSMKPEQSTKQFGEGIFEKESKQMESITAFDLISMCSGLDLSSIFEEELNKKEMRFTTNVEVNVIEEKVMNVGKNAGYRVEKRKNGGIGLVKGRSVLLVEILELAKELLLVEFKVVNGRSEFKDRQWEELKAGLNEVAVSW; from the coding sequence ATGGATGTAAAACAACCCCAACCACCTTCATTTACCGTCAAAATCAAAAGAACCACCAGTTCCGATGGTAGTGGATCTGGATCTATCATTCTTGGAAAATACCAATTGGTTCGTCTATTGGGTCGAGGTAGCTTTGCTAAAGTGTACCTTGGTCGTTGTTTAGACGATAACACTGAAGTTGCTGTTAAAGTTATAGATAAATCTAGTACTGCCATTGATGCTTCTATGGAGCCACGGATTATCCGTGAAGTCTCCGCCATGCGCCGCCTTAATCACCACCCGAATATCCTCGAACTTTTTGAAGTTATGGCGACGAAAACTAAGATCTATTTCGTTATGGAACTAGCTCACGGCGGTGAGCTTTTCACAAAGCTTAATCGTCGTGGCCGGTTTTCTGAATCCACCGCCAGGTTTTATTTCCATCAGCTTGTCTCTGCTTTACATTTCTGCCACCAAAACGGCGTTGCTCATCGTGATATCAAGCCACAAAATCTACTCCTAGACAAAGAGGGTCATCTCAAAATCTCCGATTTCGGACTCTCCGCCTTGCCCGAGCAGTTACAAAACGGTCTCCTTCATACCGCGTGTGGTACGCCGGCGTATACTGCTCCGGAGGTGGTTTACAGAAGAGGGTACGATGGTGCTAAGGCGGATGCTTGGTCATGTGGGGTTATTCTCTTTGTGTTCCTCGCCGGAAGCTTACCGTTCGATGATAGCAATTTGCCTAACATGGTTAAAGCTATACACCGGCGTGAATATAAGTTTCCCGATTGGGTTTCCAAGTCAGCTCAGAGGATAATTAACCGGCTGCTTGATCCTAATCCTGAAACGAGATACGGAATTGAAGAGCTCATGAACACTCCATGGTTTAAGAAATCATCGTCGATGAAACCAGAGCAAAGCACGAAGCAATTTGGTGAGGGGATTTTTGAGAAGGAAAGCAAACAAATGGAGAGTATAACTGCATTTGATTTAATTTCAATGTGTTCAGGGTTAGATTTATCGTCGATATTTGAAGAAGAATTGAACAAGAAGGAGATGAGATTTACGACAAATGTAGAAGTTAACGTGATAGAAGAGAAGGTGATGAATGTTGGTAAAAATGCAGGATACAGAgtagagaaaaggaagaacGGTGGAATTGGGTTGGTGAAAGGGAGAAGTGTTTTGTTAGTTGAAATCTTGGAGTTGGCAAAGGAGTTGTTGTTGGTGGAGTTCAAAGTTGTTAATGGAAGATCAGAATTCAAGGATCGTCAATGGGAAGAACTGAAAGCTGGATTGAATGAAGTAGCTGTTTCATGGTAG